One Chromatiales bacterium DNA window includes the following coding sequences:
- a CDS encoding 4-amino-4-deoxy-L-arabinose transferase: MKASSLALILIGVFLNASAQLLLKAGASDLRSVDLVLANAGNIALRLATNPAIIVGLGCYAVSVVVWILALTRVDVSVAYPMLSLGYIVSAVGAWWLFDEGITPMRMAGIFTIIVGTWLVARS, translated from the coding sequence GTGAAAGCCAGCAGCCTTGCCCTGATCCTGATCGGGGTCTTTCTCAATGCCAGTGCCCAGCTGCTGCTGAAAGCCGGTGCGAGCGACCTGCGCAGCGTCGACCTGGTGCTCGCCAATGCCGGCAACATCGCCCTGCGGCTGGCCACGAATCCGGCCATCATCGTCGGTCTCGGCTGCTATGCCGTCAGCGTCGTGGTGTGGATCCTGGCCCTGACCCGCGTCGACGTCAGCGTGGCCTACCCGATGCTGTCGCTGGGCTATATCGTCAGTGCGGTGGGCGCCTGGTGGCTGTTCGATGAAGGCATCACACCGATGCGCATGGCCGGCATTTTCACCATCATCGTGGGCACCTGGCTGGTGGCCCGCAGCTGA
- a CDS encoding WbuC family cupin fold metalloprotein, with the protein MSNDLASPQGSDPVIKTITAAALDELSGKAVAAERRRAHLNVHASLDANVQRLFIATEPDTYMRPHRHPEAHKWEYFMVLKGRIDLLVFSAAGELTRRIPLSPDTTVATEIPPGVFHAYVCMQPGTLAMEIKEGAYIPTPEADFASWAPAERSAGAASYLQWMQTAQP; encoded by the coding sequence ATGAGCAACGACCTTGCAAGCCCTCAGGGATCCGACCCCGTGATCAAGACCATCACGGCCGCGGCTCTGGACGAACTGTCCGGCAAGGCCGTCGCCGCCGAACGCCGGCGCGCCCACCTGAATGTCCATGCTTCGCTGGATGCCAACGTCCAGCGGCTGTTCATCGCCACCGAACCCGATACCTACATGCGCCCCCACCGCCACCCGGAAGCCCACAAGTGGGAGTACTTCATGGTGCTGAAGGGGCGCATTGACCTGCTGGTGTTCAGCGCTGCGGGCGAACTCACCCGGCGCATTCCGCTGTCGCCTGACACCACCGTCGCCACCGAAATTCCGCCGGGCGTCTTCCATGCCTATGTCTGCATGCAGCCGGGCACACTCGCGATGGAGATCAAGGAAGGCGCCTACATTCCGACGCCCGAAGCCGACTTCGCGAGCTGGGCGCCGGCCGAACGGTCAGCGGGTGCCGCAAGCTATCTGCAGTGGATGCAAACCGCGCAACCATGA